From the genome of Helicobacter pylori, one region includes:
- a CDS encoding Ppx/GppA family phosphatase gives MAKITTVIDIGSNSVRLAVFKKTSQFGFYLLFETKSRVRISEGCYAFNGVLQEIPMQRAIKALSEFKEIALKHKSKKILCVATSAVRDAPNRLEFVARVKKACSLQIKIIDGQKEALYGGIACANLLHKNSGITIDIGGGSTECALIEKGKIKDLISLDVGTIRIKEMFLDKDLDVKLAKAFIQKEVSKLPFKHKNAFGVGGTIRALSKVLMKRFDYPIDSLHGYEIDAHKNLAFIEQIIMLKEDKLRLLGVNEERLDSIRSGALILLVVLEHLKTSLMITSGVGVREGVFLSDLLRHHYHKFPPNINPSLISLKDRFLPHEKHSQKVKKECVKLFEALSPLHKIDEKYLFHLKIAGELASMGKILSVYLAHKHSAYFILNALSYGFSHQDRAIICLLAQFSHKKIPKDNAIAHMSTMMPSLLTLQWLSFILSLAENLCLTDSHHLKYTLEKNKLVIHSDDTLYLAKEMLPKLIKPIPLMIEFA, from the coding sequence ATGGCTAAAATCACAACCGTGATTGATATAGGCTCTAATTCAGTGCGTTTGGCTGTCTTTAAAAAGACGAGCCAGTTTGGGTTTTACTTGCTTTTTGAGACCAAATCTAGGGTTAGGATTTCAGAGGGCTGTTATGCGTTTAATGGGGTTTTACAAGAAATCCCCATGCAAAGAGCCATTAAAGCCTTGAGCGAATTTAAAGAAATCGCTCTCAAGCACAAAAGCAAAAAAATCTTGTGCGTGGCGACTTCAGCGGTGCGCGATGCCCCTAATCGGCTGGAGTTTGTAGCGAGGGTGAAAAAGGCTTGCAGTTTGCAAATCAAAATCATTGACGGACAAAAAGAAGCGCTCTATGGTGGGATTGCGTGCGCGAATTTGTTGCATAAAAATTCAGGGATCACGATAGATATTGGAGGGGGTAGCACGGAGTGCGCGTTGATTGAAAAAGGCAAGATTAAGGATCTCATCTCGCTTGATGTTGGGACGATCCGCATTAAAGAAATGTTTTTGGACAAAGACTTAGATGTCAAATTGGCTAAAGCCTTTATCCAAAAAGAGGTCTCTAAACTGCCCTTTAAGCATAAAAACGCCTTCGGGGTGGGGGGGACGATTAGGGCGTTGAGTAAGGTATTGATGAAACGCTTTGATTACCCTATTGATTCTTTGCATGGTTATGAAATAGATGCACATAAAAATTTAGCGTTCATTGAACAAATTATCATGCTTAAAGAAGACAAACTGCGGCTTTTAGGGGTGAATGAAGAGCGTTTGGATAGTATCAGGAGCGGGGCGTTGATTTTATTGGTCGTTTTGGAGCATTTAAAAACTTCTTTGATGATCACCAGTGGCGTAGGAGTGAGAGAGGGCGTGTTTTTAAGCGATTTATTGCGCCACCATTACCATAAATTCCCCCCCAATATCAACCCTTCTCTAATCTCTTTAAAAGATCGCTTTTTGCCCCATGAAAAGCACAGCCAAAAGGTCAAAAAAGAATGCGTGAAATTGTTTGAAGCTTTATCGCCTTTGCATAAAATAGATGAAAAATACCTTTTCCATTTAAAGATTGCGGGGGAATTAGCGAGCATGGGTAAGATTTTAAGCGTCTATTTAGCCCACAAGCACAGCGCGTATTTTATTTTAAACGCTTTGAGTTATGGCTTTAGCCACCAGGATAGAGCGATCATTTGCTTACTAGCGCAATTCAGCCATAAAAAAATCCCTAAAGACAACGCTATCGCCCACATGAGCACGATGATGCCAAGCCTTTTAACTTTACAATGGCTGAGTTTTATCCTTTCTTTAGCCGAAAATCTGTGCCTAACAGACAGCCATCATCTAAAATACACGCTAGAAAAAAACAAGCTTGTGATCCATTCTGATGATACGCTTTACTTGGCTAAAGAGATGCTCCCTAAACTCATTAAACCCATTCCTTTGATGATAGAGTTCGCTTGA
- the mqnF gene encoding aminofutalosine deaminase (Members of this family are aminofutalosine deaminase (MqnF), which works together in some variants of the futalosine pathway for menaquinone biosynthesis. Member protein HP0267 from Helicobacter pylori previously was shown capable of adenosine deaminase activity when expressed in Escherichia coli (PMID:23825549), but that function may not be physiologically relevant.), protein MQEIIGASLVFLCNEKCEVLEDYGVVFDEKIVEAGDYKSLTLKYPHLKAQFFESSVLLPAFINAHTHFEFSNNKASFDYGSFSGWLGSVLNKGGAILENCQGAIQNAIAMQLKSGVGSVGAISNHLIEVNLLKESPLSAVVFLEFLGSRYSLEKLKAFEAKFKELKDLEDKKLKAALAVHAPYSVQKDMALSVIQLAKDSQSLLSTHFLESFEELEWVENSKGWFENFYQHFLNESNFKSLYKGANDYIDMFKDAHTLFVHNQFASLEVLKRIKSQVKNAFLITCPFSNRLLSGKVLDLERTKEAGLSVSVATDGLSSNISLSLLDELRAFLLTHNMPLLELAKIALLGATRHGAKALALNNGEIEANKRADLSVFSFGEKFTKEQAVLQFLLHAKEVERLFLGGKRVI, encoded by the coding sequence ATGCAAGAAATCATAGGAGCGTCTTTAGTTTTTTTATGCAATGAAAAATGCGAAGTGTTAGAAGATTATGGCGTAGTCTTTGATGAAAAGATTGTTGAAGCGGGCGATTATAAAAGCCTAACGCTTAAATACCCCCATTTAAAGGCGCAGTTTTTTGAAAGTTCCGTTCTTTTGCCCGCTTTTATCAACGCGCACACCCATTTTGAATTCTCCAACAACAAGGCGAGTTTTGATTACGGGAGTTTTTCTGGCTGGTTAGGGAGCGTGTTGAACAAAGGGGGGGCGATTTTAGAAAATTGCCAAGGGGCTATTCAAAACGCTATCGCTATGCAATTAAAAAGCGGAGTGGGGAGCGTGGGAGCGATTTCTAACCACTTGATAGAAGTTAATTTATTGAAAGAAAGCCCTTTGAGTGCTGTCGTGTTTTTAGAGTTTTTAGGGAGTCGTTATTCTTTAGAAAAACTAAAAGCGTTTGAGGCAAAATTTAAAGAGTTAAAAGATTTAGAAGACAAAAAGCTTAAAGCCGCTCTCGCTGTGCATGCCCCTTATTCGGTTCAAAAAGACATGGCTTTAAGCGTTATTCAATTAGCTAAAGATTCACAAAGCCTGCTTTCTACGCATTTTTTAGAATCGTTTGAAGAATTAGAATGGGTAGAAAATTCTAAAGGGTGGTTTGAAAATTTTTACCAGCATTTTTTAAACGAGTCCAATTTCAAATCGCTCTATAAGGGCGCGAATGATTACATTGACATGTTTAAAGACGCACACACTTTATTCGTGCATAACCAGTTCGCTTCTTTGGAAGTATTAAAAAGGATTAAATCTCAAGTCAAAAACGCTTTTTTAATCACATGCCCCTTTTCTAACCGCCTATTGAGCGGGAAAGTGCTGGATTTAGAAAGAACCAAAGAAGCCGGTTTGAGCGTGAGCGTGGCCACTGACGGATTGAGTTCTAACATTTCGCTGAGCCTTTTAGACGAATTAAGAGCGTTCTTGCTCACCCATAACATGCCGTTATTGGAATTAGCCAAGATCGCTCTTTTAGGAGCGACTAGGCATGGGGCTAAAGCTTTAGCTTTAAATAATGGCGAGATAGAAGCCAATAAGAGGGCGGATTTGAGCGTGTTTAGTTTTGGTGAAAAATTCACTAAAGAGCAAGCGGTTTTGCAATTTTTATTGCATGCTAAAGAAGTGGAACGCTTGTTTTTAGGGGGGAAAAGGGTAATCTAA
- a CDS encoding YfhL family 4Fe-4S dicluster ferredoxin — translation MSLLVNDECIACDACREECPSEAIEEGDPIYNIDPDRCTECYGYDDEPRCVSVCPVDAILPDPNNAESKEELKYKYESLKEQD, via the coding sequence ATGTCATTATTGGTGAATGATGAATGCATTGCGTGCGATGCTTGCAGAGAAGAATGCCCTAGTGAGGCGATTGAAGAGGGCGATCCCATTTATAATATTGATCCAGACAGATGCACAGAGTGTTATGGGTATGATGATGAGCCGCGTTGCGTGAGCGTGTGCCCTGTAGATGCGATTTTACCGGATCCTAACAATGCAGAGAGCAAAGAGGAATTGAAATACAAATACGAAAGCTTAAAAGAGCAAGATTAA
- a CDS encoding amidohydrolase family protein, producing the protein MLLKNASFYDDEVLKKADIRLKDSLIAEIKENLSPTKNEEVIECENLFVLPSFIDLSVTDFEGYENLKQKAFKGGVGLLNVFNCDQSGIKNIMAVKNNQLADIATLKNKGGEILIVQSDAFLELISHYAKSYNLPLLISLENSFEALNNEALAYELGQNFVENAFENTRLVRFMEVSRALQIPMLLDKVNSIATLKLIKAFNHLGARLQAQTPLSHLVLDESVYEDYEPRFKIAPPLRDKESQNALKDALKNNEIAMLTNLHVFKNSNAELFEESAFGCESIEDAFSVAYTFLVQKKVISFQQLIKVMAINQARFLKLNAGEVKENQLANLMIVDLNAQTRVNNKNSPFYGLELYGEVQRMILKGQTTFIKEDACKKS; encoded by the coding sequence ATGCTGTTAAAAAACGCTTCGTTTTATGATGATGAGGTTTTAAAAAAAGCGGATATTCGCTTAAAAGATTCTCTCATTGCAGAGATTAAAGAAAACTTAAGCCCTACCAAAAACGAAGAGGTGATTGAGTGTGAGAATTTATTCGTGTTGCCAAGCTTCATTGATTTGAGCGTTACTGATTTTGAGGGTTATGAAAATTTAAAACAAAAGGCTTTTAAAGGGGGGGTGGGGTTACTCAATGTTTTTAATTGCGATCAAAGCGGCATTAAAAATATTATGGCGGTTAAAAACAACCAACTAGCCGACATCGCTACGCTTAAAAATAAAGGGGGGGAAATTTTAATCGTGCAATCTGACGCTTTTTTAGAACTCATCAGCCACTATGCCAAATCCTACAACTTGCCTCTTTTAATCTCTTTAGAAAATTCTTTTGAAGCCCTAAATAATGAGGCGTTAGCCTATGAATTGGGGCAAAATTTTGTAGAAAATGCGTTTGAAAACACGCGCTTGGTGCGTTTTATGGAAGTTTCTAGAGCGTTACAAATCCCTATGCTTTTAGATAAAGTAAATAGCATCGCCACGCTTAAACTCATCAAAGCCTTTAATCATTTAGGAGCGCGTTTGCAAGCCCAAACGCCCTTAAGCCATTTGGTTTTAGATGAAAGCGTGTATGAAGATTATGAGCCCAGATTTAAAATCGCCCCTCCTTTAAGGGATAAAGAAAGCCAAAACGCTTTAAAAGATGCTCTAAAGAATAACGAAATCGCCATGCTCACAAACCTTCATGTTTTTAAGAACTCTAACGCAGAGCTTTTTGAAGAAAGCGCTTTTGGGTGTGAGAGCATAGAGGACGCTTTTAGCGTGGCTTATACTTTTTTAGTTCAAAAAAAGGTTATCAGCTTCCAACAGCTCATTAAAGTCATGGCGATCAATCAAGCGAGATTTTTAAAACTCAATGCAGGCGAGGTTAAAGAAAATCAATTAGCCAATTTGATGATCGTGGATTTAAACGCTCAAACAAGAGTTAATAATAAAAATTCGCCCTTTTATGGTTTAGAATTATATGGCGAAGTTCAAAGAATGATCTTAAAAGGGCAAACCACATTTATTAAGGAGGATGCATGCAAGAAATCATAG
- the miaB gene encoding tRNA (N6-isopentenyl adenosine(37)-C2)-methylthiotransferase MiaB → MKVYIETMGCAMNSRDSEHLLSELSKLDYKETNDPKTADLILINTCSVREKPERKLFSEIGQFAKIKKPNAKIGVCGCTASHMGADILKKAPSVSFVLGARNVSKISQVIHKEKAVEVAIDYDESAYAFEFFEKKAQIRSLLNISIGCDKKCAYCIVPHTRGKEISIPMDLILKEAEKLANNGTKELMLLGQNVNNYGARFSSEHAKVDFSDLLDKLSEIQGIERIRFTSPHPLHMNDGFLERFAKNPKVCKSIHMPLQSGSSAVLKMMRRGYSKEWFLNRVERLKALVPEVGISTDIIVGFPNESDKDFEDTMEVLEKVRFDTLYSFIYSPRPFTEAGAWKERVPLEVSSSRLERLQNRHKEILEEKAKLEVGKTHVVLVENRREIDNQIVGFEGRSDTGKFIEVTCKEKRNPGELVEVEIVSHSKGRLMAATKGNTL, encoded by the coding sequence TTGAAAGTTTATATTGAAACAATGGGTTGTGCCATGAACTCTAGGGATAGCGAGCATTTATTGAGCGAGTTATCTAAACTAGACTATAAAGAGACTAACGACCCTAAAACAGCGGATTTGATTTTAATCAACACTTGCAGCGTGCGCGAAAAACCCGAGAGGAAATTGTTTTCAGAAATCGGTCAATTCGCTAAAATCAAAAAACCCAACGCCAAAATCGGGGTTTGCGGGTGCACTGCAAGCCACATGGGAGCGGATATTTTGAAAAAAGCCCCGAGCGTGAGCTTTGTGTTAGGGGCTAGGAATGTGTCTAAAATCTCTCAAGTGATCCATAAAGAAAAAGCCGTTGAAGTAGCGATTGATTATGATGAAAGCGCGTATGCGTTTGAATTTTTTGAAAAAAAGGCTCAAATCAGGTCGCTACTAAATATTTCTATAGGTTGCGATAAGAAATGTGCTTATTGCATTGTCCCGCACACTAGGGGAAAAGAAATTTCTATCCCTATGGATTTGATTTTAAAAGAAGCTGAGAAATTAGCGAATAACGGCACTAAAGAGCTCATGCTTTTAGGGCAGAATGTGAATAATTATGGCGCGCGTTTCAGTAGCGAGCATGCGAAAGTGGATTTTAGCGATTTGTTGGATAAATTGAGCGAGATTCAAGGCATTGAAAGGATACGATTCACTTCGCCTCACCCCTTGCACATGAATGACGGGTTTTTAGAGCGCTTTGCCAAAAACCCCAAAGTGTGCAAGAGTATCCACATGCCCTTACAGAGCGGATCTAGTGCGGTGTTAAAGATGATGCGAAGAGGTTATAGTAAAGAGTGGTTTTTAAATAGGGTGGAGAGGTTAAAAGCTTTAGTGCCTGAAGTGGGCATTAGCACGGATATTATCGTAGGCTTCCCTAATGAGAGCGATAAGGATTTTGAAGACACGATGGAGGTGCTAGAAAAAGTGCGCTTTGATACGCTCTATAGCTTTATTTACTCCCCACGCCCTTTCACTGAAGCGGGAGCTTGGAAAGAAAGAGTGCCGTTAGAAGTTTCATCTTCAAGGTTGGAGAGGTTGCAAAACAGGCACAAAGAAATTTTAGAAGAAAAAGCCAAGTTGGAAGTGGGTAAAACGCATGTGGTGTTGGTGGAAAATAGGCGTGAAATTGACAATCAAATCGTGGGTTTTGAAGGGCGCAGCGATACGGGGAAATTCATTGAAGTGACTTGTAAAGAAAAAAGAAATCCAGGCGAGCTTGTAGAAGTGGAGATTGTTTCTCATTCCAAAGGGCGCTTGATGGCGGCCACTAAAGGCAACACCCTATAA
- a CDS encoding tetratricopeptide repeat protein, with the protein MDIQIKKRFLANLLLFSLFSWLKAETLSEDHQILLSSDAFHRGDFASAQKGYMNLYKQTNKVVYAKEAAISAASLGDIKTAMHLAMLYQKITNNRNDVSINKILVDGYAQMGQIDKAIELLHKIRKEEKTIATDNVLGTLYLTQKRLDKAFPLLNKFYNQVHDEDSLEKLITIYFLQNRKKEGLDLLQSHIDRYGCSEQLCQKALNTFTQFNELDLAKTTFGRLYEKNPIVQNAQFYIGVLILLKEFDKAQQIAELFPFDRRLLLDLYTAQKKFAQASKQASLIYQEKKDPKFLGLEAIYHYESLSAKNKKPTKQEILPIIQKLEQATKERQAWLAKTKDKEDAQDAFFYNFLGYSLIDYDMDIKRGMDFVRKALALDSGSVLYLDSLAWGYYKLGNCLEAKKIFSSIAKEFIQAEPELKEHNKIIQECKK; encoded by the coding sequence ATGGATATTCAAATAAAGAAAAGATTTTTAGCAAATTTATTGCTTTTTAGCTTGTTTTCTTGGCTCAAGGCTGAAACCCTTTCAGAAGATCATCAAATCCTATTGAGTTCAGACGCTTTCCATAGAGGGGATTTTGCTAGCGCTCAAAAAGGCTATATGAATCTCTATAAGCAAACCAATAAGGTGGTGTATGCTAAAGAAGCGGCCATTTCAGCGGCGAGTTTAGGGGATATTAAAACCGCTATGCATTTAGCCATGCTCTATCAAAAAATCACCAATAATCGTAATGATGTTTCTATTAATAAGATTTTAGTGGATGGCTATGCGCAAATGGGGCAGATTGATAAGGCGATTGAATTGCTGCACAAAATCCGTAAAGAAGAAAAGACCATAGCCACAGACAATGTGTTAGGGACTTTGTATTTGACTCAAAAGCGTTTGGATAAGGCTTTCCCGTTGTTGAATAAGTTTTATAACCAAGTGCATGATGAAGACAGCTTAGAAAAACTCATTACGATCTATTTTTTGCAAAATCGTAAAAAAGAGGGCTTGGATTTGTTGCAATCTCATATAGACAGGTATGGTTGCTCAGAGCAATTGTGCCAAAAAGCGCTCAACACTTTCACGCAATTTAACGAGCTTGATTTGGCTAAAACAACTTTTGGCCGCTTGTATGAAAAAAACCCTATTGTTCAAAACGCCCAATTTTACATAGGGGTGTTAATCTTGTTAAAAGAGTTTGATAAGGCCCAGCAAATCGCAGAATTATTCCCTTTTGACAGGCGTTTGTTGTTAGACTTATACACCGCACAAAAAAAATTCGCTCAAGCTTCCAAACAGGCTTCTTTGATCTATCAAGAAAAAAAAGACCCTAAATTCTTAGGATTAGAGGCTATTTATCATTATGAAAGCTTGAGCGCGAAAAATAAAAAACCCACCAAACAAGAGATATTGCCTATCATTCAAAAATTAGAGCAAGCCACCAAAGAGCGCCAGGCTTGGCTTGCTAAAACTAAAGATAAAGAAGACGCGCAAGACGCTTTCTTTTATAATTTCTTAGGGTATTCCTTAATAGATTATGACATGGATATTAAAAGGGGCATGGATTTTGTGAGGAAAGCCTTGGCGTTAGATTCTGGATCAGTGCTTTATTTGGATTCTTTAGCATGGGGTTATTACAAATTAGGGAATTGTTTGGAGGCTAAAAAAATCTTTTCTAGCATCGCTAAAGAGTTTATTCAAGCCGAACCCGAATTGAAAGAGCACAATAAGATCATTCAAGAATGCAAGAAATAG
- a CDS encoding indole-3-glycerol phosphate synthase, with the protein MQEIGILENLQKSLALKEGMLSYEMLGKSLSYNPYLPRVIPQTKDCVFVTPDEVLEKLLKENTRTECVIVNFKGLYEIGVPSVFDLEVLGLLRRHASSLIVHQDLFISHYQLLESLVQGSDGVILDEELLKEDLRGMVEFAWRLGLSVFVETHKPDYTHLKDLGVLGVLEKVPYSQNQKIVFLD; encoded by the coding sequence ATGCAAGAAATAGGGATTTTAGAAAATTTACAAAAAAGCTTAGCCTTAAAAGAGGGCATGCTTTCTTATGAAATGCTAGGCAAAAGCTTGTCGTATAACCCCTACTTGCCTAGAGTCATTCCTCAAACTAAAGATTGTGTTTTTGTAACCCCTGATGAGGTTTTAGAAAAGCTTTTGAAAGAAAACACCCGCACAGAATGCGTCATTGTCAATTTTAAAGGATTATACGAAATAGGTGTGCCAAGCGTGTTTGATTTAGAAGTTTTAGGGTTATTGCGCCGCCATGCGAGTTCTTTGATTGTCCATCAGGATCTTTTCATCAGCCATTACCAGCTTTTAGAATCGCTTGTTCAAGGCTCTGATGGGGTTATTTTAGACGAAGAGCTTTTAAAAGAAGATTTAAGGGGCATGGTAGAATTCGCTTGGCGTTTGGGCTTGAGCGTGTTTGTAGAAACCCACAAGCCAGACTATACTCATTTAAAAGATTTAGGGGTTTTAGGCGTGCTAGAAAAAGTCCCCTATTCTCAAAATCAAAAAATAGTCTTTTTAGATTGA
- a CDS encoding lysophospholipid acyltransferase family protein, which translates to MSLKFFRKNIVLKVVPRLAFGVLWLLHKTCKNRYFLAQNLKEKPFIVSCWHGELGMIGFAYLRLQKPSIYVIASQHFDGSIAAGLFESFGFKNIRGSSKKGGVKVLIEGLKRLKEGCDVAITPDGPKGPRHSIADGVIALAQKSGVGISACRVVCKNAWRLNTWDQFEIPKPFSEVHYYMLESVIIPKEWELSKAKEYLKTCMDSAGFEEPQRGLSA; encoded by the coding sequence TTGAGCTTAAAATTTTTCAGAAAAAATATCGTTTTAAAGGTTGTCCCACGCTTGGCGTTTGGAGTCCTTTGGTTGTTGCATAAAACTTGTAAAAACCGCTATTTTTTAGCTCAAAATTTAAAAGAAAAACCCTTTATTGTAAGCTGTTGGCATGGGGAGCTTGGCATGATCGGATTTGCGTATTTAAGGCTTCAAAAACCTTCTATTTATGTGATCGCAAGCCAGCATTTTGACGGCTCTATTGCGGCGGGTTTGTTTGAAAGCTTTGGTTTTAAAAACATTAGAGGCTCTAGCAAAAAAGGGGGGGTTAAGGTTTTGATAGAAGGGCTTAAGCGTTTGAAAGAAGGTTGCGATGTCGCTATCACTCCTGATGGTCCTAAAGGCCCACGACACAGCATAGCGGATGGGGTGATCGCTTTAGCTCAAAAATCAGGCGTGGGGATTAGCGCTTGTCGGGTGGTTTGTAAAAACGCATGGCGGTTGAATACCTGGGATCAATTTGAAATCCCTAAGCCTTTTAGCGAAGTGCATTATTACATGCTAGAATCTGTAATTATCCCTAAAGAATGGGAGCTTTCAAAGGCTAAAGAATATTTAAAGACGTGCATGGATTCTGCTGGATTTGAAGAACCTCAAAGGGGTTTAAGTGCTTAA
- a CDS encoding YkgJ family cysteine cluster protein: MQDFDFSFNHKACEGCGAKCCVGESGYIFLNIQEMQKISAFLKLELEEFSQKYVKKVGYKFSLLEKDAKELGLACVFLDLETKKCQIYSVRPKQCQTFPFWESVKTFSKEQKEAFCQSCPGITQKTKETKVR; encoded by the coding sequence ATGCAAGATTTTGATTTTAGTTTTAATCATAAGGCATGCGAGGGTTGTGGGGCAAAGTGTTGCGTGGGGGAAAGCGGGTATATTTTTTTAAATATCCAAGAAATGCAAAAAATTAGCGCTTTTTTAAAATTAGAATTGGAAGAATTCAGTCAAAAATATGTTAAAAAGGTAGGGTATAAGTTCTCTTTACTGGAAAAAGACGCTAAAGAGTTGGGTTTAGCGTGCGTGTTTTTGGATTTAGAGACGAAAAAATGCCAGATTTATAGCGTGCGCCCCAAGCAATGCCAAACTTTTCCTTTTTGGGAGAGCGTGAAAACTTTCTCTAAAGAGCAAAAAGAAGCTTTTTGTCAAAGCTGTCCGGGCATTACACAAAAAACCAAAGAAACTAAAGTGCGCTAA
- a CDS encoding nuclease — protein MKLVLAKNTRKSDSKSVELEDLYHKFSEDKRSIFYFAPTNAHKDMLKAVDFFKAKGHTAYLDEVRVSTDEKDFLYELHII, from the coding sequence ATGAAATTAGTTTTAGCCAAGAATACAAGAAAATCAGACTCCAAGAGCGTGGAATTAGAGGATTTGTATCATAAATTTAGCGAAGACAAGCGTTCTATTTTCTATTTTGCCCCCACAAACGCCCACAAAGACATGCTCAAAGCGGTGGATTTTTTCAAAGCAAAAGGCCATACGGCTTATTTAGATGAGGTGAGGGTCAGCACCGATGAAAAAGATTTTCTTTATGAATTGCACATTATTTAA
- the waaC gene encoding lipopolysaccharide heptosyltransferase I has protein sequence MKIAIVRLSALGDVIVSAVFLAVIKERFINAQIEWFVDERFSAILEHSPYIDKLHPIALKSTLTTFNPLKIFKLFKSLRAYEYDIIIDMQGLIKSALITQMLKAPKKVGFDYASAREGLSAFFYSQKVSIAYNESVLKRNFTLLSHALNLPKKEISEILSSRSKVFSYQDSPKIDALNLNENKPKILFVLETSKINKTYPIERFKELALALENFQICLLWHADEDKANALYGALKNQHDVLLLPKLTLNEVKALLFKMDLIIGGDTGITHLAWALQKPSITLYGNTPMERFKLESPINVSLTGNSNANYHKKDFSIQNIEPKKIKECVLNILKEKNDL, from the coding sequence TTGAAAATAGCGATTGTCAGGCTTTCAGCGCTTGGGGATGTTATCGTGAGTGCGGTGTTTTTAGCAGTGATTAAAGAGCGTTTTATTAACGCTCAAATAGAATGGTTCGTGGATGAAAGATTCAGTGCGATTTTAGAGCATTCCCCTTATATTGATAAATTACACCCCATCGCTTTAAAAAGCACGCTTACAACCTTTAACCCTTTGAAGATTTTCAAACTTTTTAAATCTTTAAGGGCTTATGAATACGATATAATCATTGACATGCAAGGCCTAATCAAATCCGCTCTCATCACTCAAATGTTAAAAGCCCCTAAAAAAGTCGGCTTTGATTACGCTTCGGCTAGGGAGGGTTTGAGCGCATTTTTTTACTCGCAAAAAGTTTCTATCGCTTATAATGAATCTGTTTTAAAGCGCAATTTCACGCTCCTATCTCATGCTCTAAACTTGCCCAAAAAAGAAATTTCAGAGATCTTAAGCTCTCGATCTAAAGTGTTTTCTTATCAAGATTCTCCAAAAATTGATGCGTTAAATTTGAATGAAAACAAGCCAAAAATCCTTTTTGTTTTAGAAACTTCTAAAATCAATAAAACTTACCCCATAGAGCGTTTTAAAGAGTTAGCGTTAGCGTTAGAAAATTTTCAAATTTGCTTGTTATGGCATGCTGATGAAGATAAGGCTAATGCGCTTTATGGTGCTTTAAAAAACCAGCACGATGTGTTATTGCTCCCCAAACTCACTTTAAACGAGGTTAAGGCGTTGCTCTTTAAAATGGATTTGATTATTGGGGGCGATACGGGTATTACGCATTTAGCATGGGCGTTGCAAAAACCCAGCATCACCCTTTATGGCAACACACCCATGGAGCGTTTTAAATTAGAAAGTCCGATCAATGTTTCGCTCACCGGTAATTCAAACGCCAACTACCATAAAAAGGATTTTTCTATCCAAAACATAGAGCCTAAAAAAATTAAAGAATGCGTTTTAAACATTTTAAAGGAAAAGAATGACTTATAA